The window TGTACGTCACGAGGTGGTTCGAGGTGAGGAAGAGGTCTTCCTTGGAGATGTGCGGCGTGTAGACGTAGGTGTAGCCGGCGGCACGGTGACGTCGCAGTGCGTGCTGCTCCATCTCCTGGCGCACGACGCCGCCTCGGGGGTGCCAGACCGACAGGCCCGAACCGATCTCCTCGGGGAAGGAGAAGAGGTCGAGCTCCTTGCCGAGCTTGCGATGGTCGCGCTTCGCGGCTTCCGCGAGGCGCTCCTCGTAGGCGCGCAGTTCGTTTTTCGTCGGCCACGCGGTGCCGTAGATGCGCTGCAGCTGGGGGTTCTTCTCGCTCCCCCGCCAGTAGGCACCGGCGATGCGCGTGAGCGCCCACCCGTTGCCGATGGTGCGGGTGCTGGGCACGTGCGGGCCGCGGCACAGGTCTTTCCAGACGGTCTCGCCGTCGCGGTTGACGTTGTCGTAGATGGTGAGCTCGCCCGCGCCCACCTCGACGCTCGCGCCCTCGGCTGCTTCCTTGCCGCCCTTCAGGCCGATGAGCTCCAGCTTGAACGGCTCGTCGGCGAGTTCGGCGCGCGCCTCGTCGTCGGTGACGACGCGACGGACGAAGCGCTGGCCCTCGCGGACGATGCGCTCCATCTCCTTCTTGATGGCCTTGAGGTCTTCCGGGGTGAAGGGCTGGTCGACGCCGAAGTCGTAGTAGAAGCCGTCCGTGACCGGGGGCCCGATCCCGAGGTTCGCCTGCGGGTTGATCCGCTGCACCGCCTGCGCCAGCACGTGGGCGGCGGAGTGGCGGAGGATGTTCAGTCCGTCGGGGGTGTCGATGCCGACGGGCTCGACAGCATCCGTCTGCTCGACCTTCGTCGCGAGGTCGCGCAGCTCGCCGTTGACGCGTAGCGCGACGACGGAGCGGTCGGGGAACAGGGTGAATCCGTCGGCGGGGTAGGACACGTCAACGGGCAGGGCGGCGTCGGTCACGAAAGGTCTCCAAAGTGGCTCGGCATCCAGGCTATCGCCGTGGAGCGATCCTGCCGCGCGGCAGAGGATGATGGATGCCGTGAAGCTCGCGGTCATCGGCATCGTTCTGCTCGTCGCCGGGGGCGTCGGGCTGCTCACGGGCGTCCTCACGACCGACGACGCACTGACGATCGCCGATCGCGTCTGGCCCATCCTGCTCTTCGTCGTGGCGGTGACGATCGTCGCCGAACTCGCGTCGTCGGCGGGTGTCTTCGACGCCGTCGCCGCGGTGCTCGCACGGGTCGCCCGCGGCCGCGCGCGCGTGCTCTGGGCGCTCACCGTCGTACTCGCCGTGTTCGTCACGGCCTTCCTGTCGCTCGACACGACCGCCGTGCTGCTGACGCCCGTGGTCATCGCCCTCGCCCGCCGGCACCGCCTGGACCCCGTTCCGTTCGTCTTCGTCACGGTCGTGCTCGCGAACACCGCGTCGCTCGCCCTGCCGGTGTCGAACCTCACGAACCTGCTCGCCGCCGACGTCCTCGGCACTCACGACCCGCTGCCCTTCCTCGCGCTCGTGGGCCCGTCCGCGCTGGTGGCCGCCCTCGTCTCCATCGCGGTGCTCGCCGCGGTGTTCCTCCGCCGGGTGCCGGTGCGGTTCTCGGACGCGCCCCCGCTGCGCACCGTCGATCGACCGCTGCTCGTCGTCTCGGCGGTCGTGACGGCCCTGCTGCTTCCGGCGCTCGTGGTCGGGCTCCCGCCGTGGATGCCGGCGTCAGCGGCCGCCGTCGTGCTGGTGATCGTCTTCGCGGTGCGCGCTCGGCGGACTCTGCGGCTGCAGATGGTGCCATGGCAGCTCGTCGTCTTCGCCTCGGGACTCTTCCTCGCCGTCGGGGTGCTCGAAGGCCTCGGGTCGCAGGCCCTCCTGGCGAACGTGGTGGGCAACGGGGAAGACCTCTTCTCCCTCTGGCAGGTCGCCGGAATCGGTGCGCTCGCCGCCAACATCGGCAACAACCTTCCGGCCTACCTCGCGCTCGAGTCAACGGCCGGCTCGCCCGCCCGACTCGCCGCTCTGCTGATCGGCGTCAACGCCGGACCGCTGATCACACCGTGGGCATCCCTCGCGACGCTGCTGTGGCACGACCGGCTGCGCTCGCAGGGCGTCGAGATCTCGTGGCGGCGATTCATCGTGCTGGGGTGCCTCATCGGTCCGCTGACCGTCGCCGCCGCCGTCGTGCCGCTCGCCCTGCGCGGGTAGGGCGGGGGTCGGCGCGCGGTCGCCGGAATCGGGCGGGTCGCTCAGCCCACCCAGACGATGTTGCGCAGCGACTCCCGCGTCTCGGCGAACCGGATGGACCGGTCGGTGACGAAGAACACCGCACCGGGTCCGTCGGAGTACGTCGTGCTCAAGTAGGTGCCGCCCTCGCCGGTCGAGACCTCGAAGGGCTCTCGCGCCTGCAGCTCGTCGATGACATCCGCGGCCTGGCCCGGCGCCAGCGGGCCCCACGAGTACACGTAGGTCGCCTGCTGTCCGGGGGCGCCGGCTGGTCCCCACGGGCAAGAGATGCCGCCTTCGACCTCCACCCCGTGGGCGGTGAGGAAAGGCTTGGCCAGCGGTTCGAGACCTTCCGCGCGATACTGCGCGGCGACGGCTTCGTCGATCATCGTGTCGCAGGTCACGGGTGCCCCCGCGGTCGGCGGCGCCGTGTCGCTGGGCGTCGGCGACGCGGTCGGCGAGAGGGACGGCGCGGCGCTGGCCGCCGGTGCGGGCGTGCTCGCGCTCGCGCTCGTCTCGGGAGGCTCGGGTGCCGCGGCGTCGGGGCTCGTGCATCCCGCGAGCAGCACAAGCGCTCCCAGGGCGATCGACGCCACGCGCACAGACCTCATGCGGCAACAGTACGGAGTCGCTGCGGGCGGGCACCGCTTCCCGTGCCGGTGCGTGACACCCTCGGGGTCGGCTGAACGGCGTACAACAATGTTTCGGGCCTTCCCCCCTACCCACGAGCCGGGGGCGGTGGGACGCTCAAGATCCCCGTTGCTTCGGCGCGGAACACGAGAGGCCTCCTCGAACCCGTCATCCCCCGATGGGTTCGAGGAGGTCTTCTTCATGAGGTGGACCCGCCGGGTGCGAAGGGGCCGCGGCCCGGCGGGTCCGTCAATGATTCGGAGAGGGCGCCGAACCGGATGTCGCCGGCGTGCGTCCGACCCGGTCGAAGGGTGGAGAGAACACCGGCGACGCGGGGTTCTCGCCCTCCGCGTGATCCGGGGATTCGCAGCATCCTGCTGACCTCTGAGGTGAGGGTCACCCGATGGCGTGTGGGGTATGCCGGTCCGCTCACGCTCCCCCCGGACGGAGCGGACCGACAAGTGAACAATGGCTTTCTCGCAAGCCCCAAGCTGGCGGCCCCCTCCACTGTTCGGCCGAGATAGCCCCGTCGCGTACCTCGGGCTTCCCCCAACCTCGACTGTAACCGTGCGCGTTAGACATGTCCAACGCGGAGGGCGACGACGCTCCGCGCAGCGGCCTCAGACGTCGTCGGCTCTGAGGAAGCGCGCGGTGCTCGCGATGTAGTCGGCCGGCCCGGCATTCCATCCTGTCGTGTGGCCGCCCGCGGAAGGCACCAGGGTGGCACGGGGTGCGCGCTCCGCGAATGCCCGGGAGTCGTCGAGGGGTACGGACCAGTCGCGGGATCCGTGATGGACGAGCACGGGCTGCGTGATGCGCTCGGCTCGGCGCACCCAGTCCAGCCGGTCGAGATCCACCGGTGACGACAAGCCCACGGCCCGAGCGCGACGACGCCCCTCGAGCCACGGGATGGCGAGACGCGCGAGCCTCGGCGGGACCTTCGCTCGCGCCGCATTCGCGTCCAGGACGCTTCGCCAGTCGAGCACCGGAGAATCGAGAACCAGGCGGTCGATCCGAGAACCCCAGGCGGCGCTGTCCGCCAACTGCAGGGCTATCTGCGCGCCCATGGACCACCCGAAGAGCACGAATCTCTCCCCGCCAGTCACGGACAGCGCGCCGAGCACATCCGCGACGTCGTCGACCTCCGTCGCGCCGAGGTGCGACCGGCCGCGGCCCACCGTCGGCCCCTCGAGCGTGTTGCGATATGCGGGAACGGCGGACGGGATCCCCTCATCAGAGGCGATGCCGACGCTCCGCAACATGCCCGATCGGGTCGACCCGAGACCGAAGATGTGAACGGCCCATACCGGGTGCTCGTCGCCCGGTGCGCTGTCGAAGAACCATGTGGGCACGGCGCCGGCTCGCGCGGGGACCGGGTGATCGACGTAGGTGCGTGCCGCTGACGCGGGGTCGACCGCGACGATGCCGCTCCACGCCGCGCGCCGGCCCTCCTCCGGTGGCCCGCAGCGCTCGTCGATCCGCCACGTCACCGTCGGCCCGTTCCGTCGTGGCTCGCCTGAGACGCGCAGGTGCGCGCCGCTGTCGAGGAAGACGCCCCACTCCCCTGCCTGCATGGTCGATTCCGTGGCGGGCACCGTGAGGAAGCCGGGAGCCGACGGCAGAACGGTCAGGCGGTGTCGCCGGGGACGCGGCGGGGCGGTGAGACGCCGCGCCATCGCGTATCCGAGGGTCACACTGCGCCCGCGCCGAGCCGGTCCTCCGCCTCGGCGAGCAGCCGGCGATCGTCGGCGGTGAGAGCGAATTGATTCCGGCCGTCCATGGCGGCGTCGCGGATCTCCACGATGCGGCGGTGGAGTCGGTGGGTGGCGTCGACCTCGGCCGTCTCGAGGCGGAGCGAGGCGCGAGCTTCGATGGCTTCCTGCCAGAGAGGGGTGATGCGGTCGAGGTACCGACGGACATTCCGCTCCCGTCGAGACTGCCCGACCCATCGCACGATCGGCGCGGACGCCAGACCGGCGGTGAGGAAGAGGAAGGTGCTGACCTGGAGGCCGTAGTAGGCGGGGCGCCACGGCTCGGCCGCGGGGAGCCCACCGATGAGCTGAGCGGTGCTCATCCCGATGACGGTGACGGACAGAGCCATCGTGCAGAGCGATCCGACGAGCAGGAGCGCGCCCGCGATCCGCTCGCGGGTGAGGGTGCTCTGCCGGATGGTCGAGACCGCGGTCAGGAGAAGTGCGCTGAAGACGATGAGGAAGTAGACGTATTGCGCGCAGGAGTAGACCGCGGCCGCGGGGTAATCGCCGTACTCGCGCATGAAGCTCTCGCTCGTGCCGCCCCGATGCGGCACGAGGAAGAATGCGACCGTGGTGACGACGATGGCAGCCCACAGCACCACCAGCGCGGGGACCCCGCGGAGATATCGCGGGGCGCCGGCTCGAGATATCCCCTGCGCGAGGAAGTGCACGCCGACCATGAGGATGATGGCGCTGAGCAGGTGCACGATGTCGCGGGCGCCGAACCACCCGTCGACGAGCATGTAGAGGTCGTCGTTGTTGAGCATCATGGTGACGGCGATGGTGATGGCGGCGTAGAGGACGGAGCGTTCCTTCCGGGCGCGGCGGAAGACGACGAGGACGACGACGAGCGCCCACATCAGGGCGCTGATGGTGAGTTCCACCATCAGCCGAAGATCTCCGAGAACCGAGACACGGGCTGGCTGCGGATGTACGTGGCGATGACGTCGGCGAGTCGCTCCGCGCGCCGCTCGTACTCGTCGTTGATGCTGTCTCGGGCGAGGGCCTTGATGACGGTGGCCGGCTCCATGTCGGGGAGGACGCTGCCGGTGACGTACTCGACCTTGTCGTCGACCCGGTCATGGAGGAGCAGCATGTGCGCGAGCTCGTGAAGGATGAACTGCTCGCGATGCAGTCTCGACTCGCTGGGGGCGTGAAGGATGATGTCGACGTCGTCGGTGGCGAGCCAGAGGCCGCAGAGCGCTCCGTCGCTGTCGGAGAGCGCGGGGAGCTCGTCGATGCGCAACGGCCTGCCTCTGGCCACCTGGACGCGGCGCGTCAGCTCAGCGAGGGTGATGCCGGGCTCGATGTCGACGGGCAGGTGCGGTCGGCCTTCTTCGATCCAATCTCGCATGGGATGTCCTCAGCTCTGCGGTCCGCGGACGCGCTCTGCTTCCTTATCCAGGTAGGTGGTGATGGCGCTCAGAGTCTCCGGCGACAGGTCGCCGAGCGTGCGCGCGGCGAACGAGCGCACCTTGGCCGCCCGCATCGCGCGGACGAGATCGAGCTGTGCTGTGATCGGCTCGGGGACTCCGGCCTCTCCCCGGAGGTACCCGTGCGGCATCTCGAAGAAGTCGGACAGCGCGTCCAGCAATGCGACATCGTCGATGCGGCGATGTCCGTTGAGGATGTACGACCATCGTGACCGGCTCAGGGTCACACCGCGGCCGGAGAGGTAGTCGGAGATGGCGGTGAAGGTGACCTCTTCGCCGGTGCGCGCCTCGACGACATCCATCAGCGTGCGCAGGCGGTTGGCGAGCAGCTCGGTCGCAGACTGCTGCTGCTCCTCAGATTCCTTCGCCGACACGGGCCTAGCGTACCTGCCGCTCGCCGCTCCCCGCCTGACATTCACCGAGCGATCGGCGCCAACGGCCGGATCGAGGACCTACGGAGCGCCGGGAAGACTCTCGCAGGGAATCCCGTCGTTGTTCCCGTCGAGCTTGGCGATATCCCCGTAGTAGGGGTAGTACGTGTCGAACCACGCCTTCGCCTCCGTGTAATTGCGGAAGTCGGAGCAGTTCTTCGTGTCGCCGGGATTACCCGGCTGGGAGGGACCGGGATTTGGGACGGGCGGCTGGTCGACGGGGACACCGGCAGCAGGAACTCGGAAATTATCGCCCTCATAGGACCAGGTCGCAGACCAGTTGCGAATAACGCCATCGCGCTCCGTCACGCTCGCGGTATAGAAGTGGTGCTGGGAGGCCGAGCTCCAGAAGCGAGCAACCGGAACGGTATCGGGGGCACTGGTGGTGTTCGGATAGACGTAGTACGCGACCCCTTCGTAAGACCACGTGTCGGGCCATCGAGCGATGACCGCGTCGCGCTCGGACACATCAGCCGTGTAGAAGTGGCCGTTCAGCTGTGCGGACCAGAATCGATACAAAGGAATCGTGCCGGCTACTTGAGTCGAAAACGCGGTGTACCTCGGCCCTTCGTACGTCCAGATGTTGGACCATCGCGCGTTGATGGCATCGCGCTCGGCAACGTCCGTCGTGAAGAAGTGCGCTTGGTAGACAGGGCTCCAGAACCGGTACACCGATACGGGCTCGGCGGCAGCCGCGGATTCGACTGACATGGTCGCGGCGGGAGCTTGATCGCTCAGAACGTCCACGTCGTGGAACGACTCGGTCGGCGCGGACTCGAGGGCGGTCGCCGCAGCGGGCGCGAGAGTCATGAGAAGCAGGAAGGCGATAGCGGCGCTGCCGACGCGCGTGTGTAGACGCATGAAGTAAAAATCCCCCAGGATCGCGAGGACGCTCGCGACATGGAGCATCCGAGATCAGTGTGAGGTATCTCAGCGAGGCTGCACAACTCCGAGAGGCCATCCGCTCTGTTTGCATTTTGCGCTCGAGTATTGGCTCGATGCGAGTGTCCGGGTGCATGGTGCAGATGCGTAGTGCGAGGAAATGCACGGGCCGTCCAAGGGAACGAAAAAACCCCCGGTCTCCCGGGGGTTTGTCTGTGCGCGATACTGGGATCGAACCAGTGACCTCTTCCGTGTCAGGGAAGCGCGCTACCGCTGCGCCAATCGCGCCCGTAATGGGCTATTAAGTTGTCGTCGAGGTGGCGACGGGATTCGAACCCGTGTAAACGGCTTTGCAGGCCGGTGCCTAGCCGCTCGGCCACGCCACCGCGTGGGGTTCGGCCCACGTGTCGTGGTCGCCTTCCGGATCACTCCGTATGACGACCTCGCACTCGAGCGGATGACGAGATTCGAACTCGCGACCCTCACCTTGGCAAGGTGATGCGCTACCACTGCGCTACATCCGCGTGTCCCTGGTTGCCCCGGGCACTCGTACGACTTTAGCCCATTCCGAGCGCAGCGACAAACCGAGACGCCACCCGCGTGTCGAGGGTTACTGCGTCCGTGAACGGTCCGCGAATCGGGTACGATCGATGAAGCCCTTCGGGGCGTCAGGGCGATTGGCGCAGCTGGTAGCGCGCTTCCTTCACACGGAAGAGGTCGTGGGTTCAAGTCCCGCATCGCCCACCATGAAACCCCCGGTCAGCCGGGGGTTTTTGGTTTCCGGCGTGGGGTTCACGCGGGCCGTGGGGCATCTGTGGGGCGCACCCAGCGGGTCACCAGCGGAGTGGTCACTCATCCTGTCATCGACACCACGGCTGCAGCCTCGGGAGCGGGGTCGACAGCCAGCCGGGCGTGCGTCTCGACGTCGTAACGGTCGCTCCCGTAACGGAGCTTCTCTCGCTCGATGCCCTCGACTCGGAAACCCGCCGCGGTCGCCACCCGACATGAGCCCGGATTGTTCACCCGGTGCCCGAGCTCGAGCCGGTACAGCCCGTTCTCAAAGGCCCAGTCGCTCGCGGCGATGAGAGCCCCGGTCGCATACCCCCTGCCGCGCGCTGAGGCCGCAAGCCAGTAGTACATCCACGCGGTCTCGTGCCGAAACTCGATCGCGGACGCTCCGACGTTGCCGACGGCAACGCCATCCTCGACGACAGCCCAGTTCTTCACGTGCTCGTCGAGTCGCAACGCCTGTTCGATGAACGCCTCAGCGGCTGGCCTGGTCGACAGGTCGGCGTCGCCGAACTGAGTCGCCAGATCGGGAGTGCTCTGAAAGGCGTCGCTCAGCGCCGAAGCATCGCTGCGGTTCCACGGGCGAAGCACGACACTCACGCCTCAATCCTGCCTCAGCACGGGCGCCGCGTGGATCGCTGCCGGCGCAGCATCCATCCGACGTCGAGACACCCGTTTCGGCCGAGAAACACCGCCCGGCGTGGTGTTTCGGCCGGAGGGTGTGTTCGGAGGCCCTGGCACGCGTTCAGCGCGCGGAGATGCGCCAGCCGTAGCGCTGGCGCAGCGCGGCGGCGACGACGGCGAAGCGGTCGCGCGGAAGAGCGGATGCTTCGCGCCTCAGGCCGCGCACGTGGACGCTGTAGAGCTGCTCGATGTCGACCCACGAGGGGCGCCGCTGGGGGTCCCACTCCCCCGCCCCGAGCGGCACGAAGTCGCGCGAGCCCTGGTGCGGGGTGCTCGTGAGGCGCACCGCGTACACGTGATCGGCATCGTGTGGCGCGATCACCAGCACGGGGCGGTCCTTCCCGCGTCCGTCGTTCTCCTCGTACGGCACCCAGGTCCACACGATCTCGCCGGCGTCTGCGTCGCCGTCGCGCATCGGCGCGTACGCGATCGTCAGACCCCGGGCCGACGGAGGGCTCACCGCCCTCGTGGCGGTCGCGCCGGACCGTCCGGGGCTGTCGACGGCGGTGACGCGCGCGGAATCCGAGACGGGCGCCCGTCCGCTCGGACGGAGGGCGCGGGCGAGAACGGAACCGAGGCGGCTGAGAAGGCTCACCTCGCCACCCTAGACCGCGGCCAAAACGCGGACGGCGCCGCAGGCCGAAGCCCGCGACGCCGTCCGTCGAGTGTCGAGATCAGGGGTTGGTCTCGACGAGGGCGTAGCCCTCCTCACCGTGAACGGTGGTGTCGATGCCGGCGATCTCGTCTTCGTTCTTGACGCGGAAGCCGATGGTCTTCTCGATCGCGAAGCCGATGATGAAGGCGACGACGAACGAGTAGATCAGCACGCCGAGGGCGGCGATGACCTGGACCACCAGCTGGTCGGCGTTGCCGCCGACGAACAGGCCGGTCTCGGTGGCGAAGAAGCCGAGGTAGATGGTTCCGATGAGACCACCGACGAGGTGGATGCCGACCACGTCGAGCGAGTCGTCGAAGCCCCACTTCCACTTGAGCTCGATGGCCAGGGCGCAGACGGCACCCGTGACGATACCCAGCAGCAGAGCCCAGCCGGGGGTGAGGTTCGCACACGCGGGGGTGATGGCGACCAGACCGGCGACGGCACCGGATGCGGCGCCGACCGACGTGGCCTTGCCGTCCTTGAGCTTCTCGACGATGAGCCAACCGATGATGGCGGCCGCGGTCGCACCGATCGTGTTGACGATGATGAGGCCGACCGAGGAGTCCTCGGTGCCCAGCAGGCCGAACGTGCCCTCGGCGCCGGCATTGAAGCCGAACCAGCCGAACCACAGGATGGCGGCACCGAGCATGACGAGCGGCACGTTGTGGGGCTTGTGAACGCCCTTCTGGAAGAGCACGCGGCGTCCGAGCACGAGCGACAGCGCGAGCGCGGCGGCACCGGCGTTGATGTGCACCGCGGTTCCACCGGCGTAGTCGATGACGCTGACGTCGAAGCCGAAGGTCTCACCGAGGCCCATGATCCAGCCGCCGCCCCAGACCCAGGCTGCGACGGGGAAGTAGACCACGGTGGCCCAGATGCCGGCGAAGATCATCCAGGCGCCGAACTTGGCGCGGTCGGCGATCGCACCCGAGATGAGCGCGACGGTGATGATCGCGAACGTCGCGCCGTAAGCGGCTCCGACGAGGGCGTTGTCATCGAGCGACGCCAGACCGAGGTCGGCGAAGGGGTTTCCGGCGAAGGCCCAGGTGCTGTCGACGGCGCTCATGTTGAAGCCGTACAGGATCCAGAGCACGCTGATCAGTCCGAGCGCGCCGAAGCTCATCATCATCATGCTGACGACGCTCTTGGCCTTGACCAGACCGCCGTAGAAGAACGCCACACCGGGCGTCATAAAGAGCACGAGCGCCGTTGCGGCGACGGCCCAGGCGAGATTTCCGCTGTCCATGAGGTTCCTCATCTGTGTGTCGTGTTACTGAGGGACCCGCGGCATGCGCTGTGTCGGGTAGCGATCTCGCGGGGCGTCAACAGTTTCGCGACGCGCGGTTTCCAACGTCGGCGGGGTCTTGTTTCGAGGGCGTTACAAGACTCGGGCTCGTGTAAACATCGCGTTTCGTGCGGCCGCGAGATCTCGACGAAAGCGGTGCTCGCCCTGGCGTCGGCGGCGAAAGCGGCCTCGGCGAGGGCGTCAGGAGTGCGTCAGGGCGACCAGACGAGAGACCGCGCGCAGGTACTTCTTGCGGTACCCGCCGGCGAGCATGTCGTCGCCGAACACCGAGCTCAGCGACTCCCCCGTGGCGCGGATGGGGATCTGCGCGTCGTAGGCGCGGTCGACGAAGGCGACGAGCCGGAGGGCGGCGGCCTGGTCGAAGAGCGTGTGAACGCCGCGAAGTCCGATGACGTCCACCCCGTCGAGCAGCCGCAGATAGCGGGAGGGG is drawn from Microbacterium hatanonis and contains these coding sequences:
- a CDS encoding SLC13 family permease — protein: MDAVKLAVIGIVLLVAGGVGLLTGVLTTDDALTIADRVWPILLFVVAVTIVAELASSAGVFDAVAAVLARVARGRARVLWALTVVLAVFVTAFLSLDTTAVLLTPVVIALARRHRLDPVPFVFVTVVLANTASLALPVSNLTNLLAADVLGTHDPLPFLALVGPSALVAALVSIAVLAAVFLRRVPVRFSDAPPLRTVDRPLLVVSAVVTALLLPALVVGLPPWMPASAAAVVLVIVFAVRARRTLRLQMVPWQLVVFASGLFLAVGVLEGLGSQALLANVVGNGEDLFSLWQVAGIGALAANIGNNLPAYLALESTAGSPARLAALLIGVNAGPLITPWASLATLLWHDRLRSQGVEISWRRFIVLGCLIGPLTVAAAVVPLALRG
- a CDS encoding alpha/beta hydrolase family protein, whose translation is MARRLTAPPRPRRHRLTVLPSAPGFLTVPATESTMQAGEWGVFLDSGAHLRVSGEPRRNGPTVTWRIDERCGPPEEGRRAAWSGIVAVDPASAARTYVDHPVPARAGAVPTWFFDSAPGDEHPVWAVHIFGLGSTRSGMLRSVGIASDEGIPSAVPAYRNTLEGPTVGRGRSHLGATEVDDVADVLGALSVTGGERFVLFGWSMGAQIALQLADSAAWGSRIDRLVLDSPVLDWRSVLDANAARAKVPPRLARLAIPWLEGRRRARAVGLSSPVDLDRLDWVRRAERITQPVLVHHGSRDWSVPLDDSRAFAERAPRATLVPSAGGHTTGWNAGPADYIASTARFLRADDV
- a CDS encoding DUF6545 domain-containing protein; amino-acid sequence: MVELTISALMWALVVVLVVFRRARKERSVLYAAITIAVTMMLNNDDLYMLVDGWFGARDIVHLLSAIILMVGVHFLAQGISRAGAPRYLRGVPALVVLWAAIVVTTVAFFLVPHRGGTSESFMREYGDYPAAAVYSCAQYVYFLIVFSALLLTAVSTIRQSTLTRERIAGALLLVGSLCTMALSVTVIGMSTAQLIGGLPAAEPWRPAYYGLQVSTFLFLTAGLASAPIVRWVGQSRRERNVRRYLDRITPLWQEAIEARASLRLETAEVDATHRLHRRIVEIRDAAMDGRNQFALTADDRRLLAEAEDRLGAGAV
- a CDS encoding excalibur calcium-binding domain-containing protein, which codes for MLHVASVLAILGDFYFMRLHTRVGSAAIAFLLLMTLAPAAATALESAPTESFHDVDVLSDQAPAATMSVESAAAAEPVSVYRFWSPVYQAHFFTTDVAERDAINARWSNIWTYEGPRYTAFSTQVAGTIPLYRFWSAQLNGHFYTADVSERDAVIARWPDTWSYEGVAYYVYPNTTSAPDTVPVARFWSSASQHHFYTASVTERDGVIRNWSATWSYEGDNFRVPAAGVPVDQPPVPNPGPSQPGNPGDTKNCSDFRNYTEAKAWFDTYYPYYGDIAKLDGNNDGIPCESLPGAP
- a CDS encoding GNAT family N-acetyltransferase — its product is MSVVLRPWNRSDASALSDAFQSTPDLATQFGDADLSTRPAAEAFIEQALRLDEHVKNWAVVEDGVAVGNVGASAIEFRHETAWMYYWLAASARGRGYATGALIAASDWAFENGLYRLELGHRVNNPGSCRVATAAGFRVEGIEREKLRYGSDRYDVETHARLAVDPAPEAAAVVSMTG
- a CDS encoding type II toxin-antitoxin system PemK/MazF family toxin translates to MSLLSRLGSVLARALRPSGRAPVSDSARVTAVDSPGRSGATATRAVSPPSARGLTIAYAPMRDGDADAGEIVWTWVPYEENDGRGKDRPVLVIAPHDADHVYAVRLTSTPHQGSRDFVPLGAGEWDPQRRPSWVDIEQLYSVHVRGLRREASALPRDRFAVVAAALRQRYGWRISAR
- a CDS encoding ammonium transporter, with the translated sequence MDSGNLAWAVAATALVLFMTPGVAFFYGGLVKAKSVVSMMMMSFGALGLISVLWILYGFNMSAVDSTWAFAGNPFADLGLASLDDNALVGAAYGATFAIITVALISGAIADRAKFGAWMIFAGIWATVVYFPVAAWVWGGGWIMGLGETFGFDVSVIDYAGGTAVHINAGAAALALSLVLGRRVLFQKGVHKPHNVPLVMLGAAILWFGWFGFNAGAEGTFGLLGTEDSSVGLIIVNTIGATAAAIIGWLIVEKLKDGKATSVGAASGAVAGLVAITPACANLTPGWALLLGIVTGAVCALAIELKWKWGFDDSLDVVGIHLVGGLIGTIYLGFFATETGLFVGGNADQLVVQVIAALGVLIYSFVVAFIIGFAIEKTIGFRVKNEDEIAGIDTTVHGEEGYALVETNP